In Pseudomonas fluorescens NCIMB 11764, a single window of DNA contains:
- the gspG gene encoding type II secretion system major pseudopilin GspG → MNQRLCCAPLHCSPRAQRGFTLLELLVVLVVLGLLAGIVAPKYFAQLGRSEVKVAKAQIEGLGKALDLYRLEVGHYPSTEQGLQALVTAPSDETRWTGPYLQKKLPQDPWGRNYTYRYPGENGEYDLLSMGKDGQPGGEGENAEVTSWQ, encoded by the coding sequence ATGAATCAGCGTCTGTGTTGTGCCCCGCTTCACTGTTCACCGCGAGCCCAGCGCGGGTTCACCCTGCTCGAACTGTTGGTGGTGCTGGTGGTGCTCGGGTTATTGGCCGGCATCGTCGCGCCGAAGTATTTCGCCCAGTTGGGTCGCTCCGAAGTGAAGGTGGCCAAGGCGCAAATCGAAGGCCTGGGCAAAGCGCTGGATTTGTACCGTCTGGAGGTCGGTCATTACCCATCGACCGAACAGGGGTTGCAGGCGCTGGTCACCGCGCCCAGCGACGAGACCCGTTGGACCGGCCCGTACCTGCAGAAAAAATTGCCGCAGGATCCTTGGGGCCGTAACTACACCTATCGCTACCCCGGCGAAAACGGCGAATACGATTTGCTGTCCATGGGCAAGGACGGCCAGCCCGGCGGTGAAGGCGAAAACGCCGAAGTCACCAGTTGGCAATGA
- a CDS encoding lytic transglycosylase domain-containing protein yields the protein MKTLTTGLLGCVLLAGTAQADVFVSVDSKGSYVLSNVHRPGRTYERVIHEPESSLVSFDQQPQMIARQPYAELVSAAATANELPAALLHAVIQAESAYDARARSAKGAGGLMQLMPETAREMGVTNVYDPKANIQGGAKYLKRLMTLFDNDIALAVAAYNAGPQAVLSRGGVIPPFAETQRYVPSVLRQYRRLQGLAVDAPL from the coding sequence ATGAAAACACTCACCACTGGACTGCTCGGCTGTGTGCTGCTGGCAGGTACAGCTCAGGCCGATGTGTTCGTTTCCGTGGACAGCAAGGGCAGCTACGTTTTGTCCAATGTCCACCGTCCCGGTCGTACCTATGAACGGGTGATTCACGAGCCTGAATCGTCACTGGTCAGCTTCGATCAACAGCCGCAGATGATTGCCCGGCAACCCTATGCCGAGCTGGTGTCGGCAGCCGCCACGGCCAATGAATTGCCGGCGGCGCTGTTGCATGCAGTGATCCAGGCCGAGTCCGCCTACGACGCCCGTGCGCGGTCGGCCAAAGGGGCGGGAGGGCTGATGCAATTGATGCCCGAGACCGCCCGGGAGATGGGCGTGACCAACGTCTACGACCCCAAGGCCAACATCCAGGGCGGGGCCAAATACCTCAAGCGCCTGATGACCCTGTTCGACAACGACATCGCCCTCGCCGTGGCGGCCTACAACGCCGGCCCGCAAGCGGTGCTGAGCCGTGGCGGGGTGATCCCGCCGTTCGCCGAAACCCAGCGTTATGTGCCGAGCGTGCTGCGCCAATATCGCCGCTTGCAGGGCCTGGCCGTGGATGCGCCGCTGTGA